tttttttgaccaataaaCACATCTTTGTTAAACACGTCATTATTACTAGTactgttattttaattttttataaaactcgACATTATTACTCCTTCGTCTATGGGAGCAGATTGTCTCCCGTCACTTTTTTATAAAGTGAAATCTGGGCCCTTGATTTTTTTGCTAGTTGGACTTCcaattttttaagaataaaatgaTGGGTGGATATGGCAACTGGACTTTCTCCAGTGAATCCTCCACGGGAGAGGATTCATTCCCCTTCGTCTATTGATATGTTTGACTATTTTATACAGCTTATAACTTACTCCGAACTTTGTAGTAATATTATGTCTcattatttttacttaattatatttaaaaaatatcgATAATAGATATAGGAGTCGTAAAAGTActtaattatcttttatttttctatgaagTCAAGTAActtagtgattaaaaattcaccCTTAAGATAAGGTAAATagataaaaaattctaaatttgaaCTACAATCCCTATTATATAATGTGGTGTTCCTTATCAACCGAATTATGTTTAAAATAACCATAAATGAAAggagatattttttttgtattaactctCTAGTTCTTAAGGAAAAAGGGTTTGGTTATCCAGAGTTTGGCCGTGACATAAGtaaaaaactaattaacaatTGTTTTCAACGGAAATTAAACATGAGTTTTCTCGAACGATTCATCCAATAAgaactcattaatcacttgaattTAATATCTAAGTTAGATAATGTATGTTCTATATTAACCACCGGATGTTTATTACTAACATCCTTCAACAAATAATCATCACTGTTGACTTGACCTTTCCATTGTTCCAAGGCTTTCTtttcttgaaaataataattatttttttttacaacaattaAGGCACATCATCAGAAAGGAATAATAATTGATAGTAAGTAGATACTGTATTTTTTATGGGAAAATAGTAGATGtctttgttattattgttattacaAGAATTCATGTTGGATTTCTCAAGAAAAAATCATGTtagattatttgtttttttaggaAGAAGCCggctaagaaaaaaaatgatataatgaAAAAATGTATGCAtgttttaaggaaaaaaaaaattcaaaatagacaTATCAGTTAGTAACTTATAACAAAACGTGCCacaacaaaaaatatgaaaaatgcaATACAAATTTGTCCAGCTAATTTCCTACTTATTACTTGatgtaaaatatttaatatgttttttttttcattcaatccataaaaataaaagtccATCAAAAATATGTTGTCATTCAAATAAGATGAGAGTTGCTACGTGTTTGTCTTTTAAACAACCAAAATTTCGAATTCATGTGatggttcttgtgttcttgttAAACCAACACTAAATCCAATGATAAGTTGTTGAAATCGTTTTGTTAATTTTGAAATGCTACATACACTGATCATTATTAGTAAGTTTGTAGTATATGGCAGAGATGGTTTCCTTATATCAGTACATTCGTTAGACTCCCCCTGCTGCTGCATGATGGGTCACATTGAATGTTGATGGTGCTCTCTGTGGCTGTCTCCTTTTGCTGGTTCATACACTGATGCTTATGCAGATGCCAGAAATCTGTGTGATTTTTATGGGCCATGTCTACTTGCTTTTCGATTAATTTGTCAACAAAACAGACAACAAGAgcaattgaatttatttttcttttgaatcaaGGAGCAGTTGAATTAATGCCACCAGTTTCTTTGACATTATTAGGATCCATTCAGACTCTCCTATTATGTTCCATTATTAGGATCCATGCAAAAACTACTTAAAAGACTTTTAATCCTTGTAATTACTATATACTTCAGAGTAGAGGGAGGAGAGTGTTAACTATAACAAACACTACAACATTTAATATTATACTGAATATCATAAAAGCAAACATACTTCAATGATGCAAATGGCTAAATGCTCATTTGTCCTGCCAAGCTCAAATCCTATGGATCAAATTTCTGTAATATCTATTCACTACTTTATTCACAACGTCCAAATTAGAGCCGGAGTAGGTAAGGGCAGCACAAGCACTGTCTCCTGAGCACAATAGCATGAAAATCATTAAACTGACTTAGTGATGATGGGCCGAGTGTTGTTCCAAAGCCATTGACGAGCAGAACCATCCAACAATGGTGAAACCTGTGGGTGCATTAAAGTAGTTATAAAACAATCAACCATACAGGATTACAAAATAGAAATCTTGAGTAGGAgcatatattaaaagaaaagcAGCAGCTGGAGGATGTGGAAGTACAGAATGATAGAATCCTTTTTGAGCAAGATCGAGAAAAATTAAGAAGGAAGAAacaaggaattttttttatgaaattgttGCGTCCTGCGAgagaatttatattttatattttaaagaaaCAAAGAATAAGACTCGGGGATTACAAAAGCACATccagattaatttctattactTCATAGCAAAGCCATGGATACATAGCGCCTTCTAGAGACGTGTAAAAGATCGGGAAAAAGAGAATCAAAAGACGAAAAAAAGGAATGCAACACACAGAGCAAAATACCTTTTCCCAGACTACTGAGTGGTAGTCGTTAAGCCAATCGATCTCTGTGGCCGATAGCAGAGATATGTCTACCAGTTTAATCTGCAGGGTATGCCCAGGTAACAAATGAGCGTATATGAAAGAATATATGGCTCATAATTAAGTGTTTATATCATAAGTCAAATAAATTCTTCCAAACGCTCTCTAAATTGGCTTCAAGAACCTCTGTGGACCAAGTCAGTCCCATATCTCCAATTAAAAAAAGGACttaacaacaaatatattaatagaGAAGCattacaagataaaattttatGGGACCATAACCTAttctaacaaaataaatatcagaCCAGGGTGATTGACAGCCATCAGCATACCTGAATGGGTACGTATGTAAGTTTTTCAAATCCTAGATATTGGATTCCTCCGAAACGGTTTGGTGTCTCAGCATTTCTCACACACAGTAGATTCTGCAAGTTAAAATAGTGTTGTCATTATGCAATCCAGAATAGGACTGACAAATTTTATCCCAAGAGTTATGCagaaaaaaatggaaaacaCAACATAATGTACAAACTTGGTGATCAAGTAGGACGGTATCTGGGCTTTTCTGTTGACAAATAAGTGATGCTAAGAATGtcgaaatatattaaaatattgaatcaAGTAATTCACGGAGAGCTTCTTAAGACACTCATGATGACTCATGGAAGGTTTTGCAATCAATGCATATAAGTTGAAACTAAACTTATTAAACCAGTGATGAAATCTAAAAGATAGTTATCAAGTTTCAACAGATCTCAAAAGACCTCATCTTTCATAAGAAATTCAGCTTCTTGAATGTTTTAGACATACATTTTATTGGTATATACGATGAGCTCTTTAAAGAAGATAAAGATAATACGACTATATACATACTAAAACTAGTTGAACAAACTGGAAGCCAGGATTAACATTTCAAAGCATGTTTACATAGCTGAAGAGAATATTACCTCAATCCGAATGCCAAAGGCATGGTCTTCATAATAGCCAGGCTCATTGCTAACAATCATGCCATTCACTAGAGGCGTAAAATTTCCATAACGGTAACTGATACTTTGAGGGCCTTCATGAACATTCAATGCAGCTCCTACACCATGCCCAGTTCCTATATAGATAACGGTCAAGCACAAATGCTCAGTCaatcaataaattaatttgGGTTTTTAAGCAGATGAATAACGGCCATCCGCATGAAGCAAAAATATACCATGTCTGTAGTCAAGTCCAACTTTCCAAAGAAAGGAACGAGCAAATGCATCCAGCACAAAACCAGGGGTATCTTCTGGGAAGACTGCCTGATCAAGAGCTATATGACCCTGGTAATAAGATATACGTGttaaaacaaacaataatttaagaAAGTCAGATTGCTAGGACTGATGTGTTAACATTAAAACAAGTAAAAGGTATAAATTTTCATGATTTGGTTGTGAGGAACAATAACGAATAAAATGCAGCCATCAACTTGTGAAAAAGGTTGGTAAAAAACAAAACTCGGGAAGAAGTACAAGCACGATACCTGCAAAACTCGGGTAAAACATTCTTTCTCTCTTGCCGTTGGTTTGCCAAAATGAACTGTCCGTGTAATGTCAGTTGTGCCATCAACATATTGAGCACCACTATCCaataagaataatttatttggATCCACAATACTACAACTCTCTGGTTCTGGTTTGTAGTGTATGATCGCACCATTTGGACCAGAACCTGAACCGATGAAATGAACAGATTATAGCTCAAGGCAAAGATAGGAGTTGAACCAAAACTTATATTTGTCTATCTAACATTAGCTCAACTACGGGTCAACATTTGTGTCAAAATGGAATAACATTGAAATATTTACATAGACTTGTTACATTTTTACACAGAATCACTAAATTGTATAGTTGTGTTCATTTACGGTCCATATTTTACCATGCAATGTTGTTTTGTAATATTGACATAGATAATTGTAGGTTAAGCCAATCTTTCAAAAAATTACAGTTGCatctttttatgtttctttaaccaattttttagcaaaaaaatagaaacagaTTTATCAAAGTACTACAGTACCACTTATGGTGTCAAAGCTAGTATCCAAGAAACCATCTTGTTTTGAGCGAAACTCAAGAAGTTTGTCTGAAACTTCTACTTCTGTTGATACCCTGTTGTTAGTAATTTCTGTTTCTAGCCAATCCCAGAACTGAGCAAGAGCAGCAGCATCCCTGAAACAATAAGATAGCACCTTTTTATATATGCCAAAAGCAAGCTTCTATGTGGAcacttctattttttatttttttgtaatcaATAGTAAACTCTTCTACATAAATTCAATATTCTTAAAGAGTCCAATGCATAGCTCATCTAGATAACCTGTGGTTTCTGTATGTACAATAACTCCAACTTAAAGGAgatcatcaaaatatataaatccaAACATGGAAAACATTGTGAGTAATCACTGTCAAAGTAAGTTATAATCACCTTAAATGACAATTTTGCATTCCTTTCAGCTCCGTTTCATTTTTTATGGCCTTCGCTAGAGAAACAGGGGATAATTTATGGACAGCAATGGGTGCACCTACATCCGATTTCTCATTCGATCCATCAAAAACTTTATTCCCAGTTTTGTGTTTATTCTCATAGTTCTGATAATATTTGTCGCAGGCAGCATTATAGGCATTTACAATAGCAGCATTAACAGAGGAAGTATCCAACCAAAGGGCGGCACCACGTGCTGCCAAACTGAAAGAAAATCAATCTTAATTCCAAAAATAGAGCTgcttttacaaataaaatatgtaaGTATAAAAGAGTGGCCTATCTACTGAAATATTCTTGGACATTTCCACTAAAAGTTGTAAAAATGCAAGGGTTgtgaaaaattcaaaaaaaaaaaaaaagatttccaTAGTTACTTTTCAGTCTCAGATATAATCGAATTGTATGGCTTGATCTCTATGTTTGCTTTCTTCAAGTGGCCATCCACCTCTTCAGTAACTTTTGAATTGTCGATAAATAATGTAGCTCCATCAATCTCCACAATCAAATATGCATACACAACAGGTGAATGTGGGATATCACTCCCTCTCTTCAAAGAAAAAGTCAAAAGTTACTTTCACTGATTAAGACATCAACATAGAAAAACAGAGGAAACAGGACATCAATGAGCTACTTATGTTAGACCCAAGT
This genomic interval from Trifolium pratense cultivar HEN17-A07 linkage group LG6, ARS_RC_1.1, whole genome shotgun sequence contains the following:
- the LOC123890907 gene encoding aminopeptidase P2, which translates into the protein MNMRSLASPATVTKLSLSIHPSSFLTLNPFFFFYKFKSSHHNHKPHFFSIRTCTSSSISAKPSSNFRKNPPTNSDPKLTSLRRLFSKPDVSIDAYIIPSQDAHQSEFIAECYGRREYISGFTGSAGTAIVTNDKAALWTDGRYFLQAEKQLNSSWILMRAGNPGVPTTSEWLNQVLAPGARVGIDPFLFTSDAAEELKQVISKKNHELVYLYNSNLVDEIWKEFRPEPPNKPVRVHDLKYAGLDVASKLSSLRSELVKAGSSAIIISALDEIAWLLNLRGSDIPHSPVVYAYLIVEIDGATLFIDNSKVTEEVDGHLKKANIEIKPYNSIISETENLAARGAALWLDTSSVNAAIVNAYNAACDKYYQNYENKHKTGNKVFDGSNEKSDVGAPIAVHKLSPVSLAKAIKNETELKGMQNCHLRDAAALAQFWDWLETEITNNRVSTEVEVSDKLLEFRSKQDGFLDTSFDTISGSGPNGAIIHYKPEPESCSIVDPNKLFLLDSGAQYVDGTTDITRTVHFGKPTAREKECFTRVLQGHIALDQAVFPEDTPGFVLDAFARSFLWKVGLDYRHGTGHGVGAALNVHEGPQSISYRYGNFTPLVNGMIVSNEPGYYEDHAFGIRIENLLCVRNAETPNRFGGIQYLGFEKLTYVPIQIKLVDISLLSATEIDWLNDYHSVVWEKVSPLLDGSARQWLWNNTRPIITKSV